In the Pygocentrus nattereri isolate fPygNat1 chromosome 19, fPygNat1.pri, whole genome shotgun sequence genome, one interval contains:
- the LOC119261618 gene encoding CD59 glycoprotein-like, producing the protein MKVLLMTLVLTLFFAGGSALQCYNCIELSGEGCYPSPQMCGYEQNACVSATYNFPPYNTFQRCINMTDCLILQTFYFVNAQCCETDLCNNVDYI; encoded by the exons ATGAAGGTCCTGCTTATGACTTTGGTTCTTACCCTGTTTTTTGCGGGTG gttcagcactgcagtgctaCAACTGCATTGAACTGTCTGGTGAAGGATGTTATCCAAGCCCGCAAATGTGTGGCTATGAACAGAATGCCTGCGTCTCTGCCACGTACAACTTCCCTCCAT ATAACACCTTCCAGAGATGCATCAACATGACTGACTGCCTCATACTGCAGACCTTTTACTTTGTCAATGCCCAGTGCTGTGAGACTGACCTCTGCAATAATGTCGACTACATATAA
- the LOC108427113 gene encoding CD59 glycoprotein-like yields MKTLLVTLLLAMLLMSGSALKCNRCVPRSGGRCTTTTETCGFNHNACVSGMFTKFPFTYFKRCISLTDCLIMQGTPYISARCCQTDRCN; encoded by the exons ATGAAGACCCTGCTTGTGACTCTCCTTCTTGCCATGCTGTTGATGAGTG GTTCTGCTCTGAAATGTAACCGCTGTGTTCCGCGTTCTGGGGGCAGATGCACTACCACCACGGAAACCTGCGGCTTTAACCACAACGCCTGTGTCTCCGGCATGTTCACCAAATTCCCCT ttACCTATTTCAAGAGGTGCATCAGTTTGACTGACTGCCTCATCATGCAGGGCACACCTTACATCAGTGCCCGCTGCTGTCAGACTGACCGTTGCAACTAG